One region of Streptomyces leeuwenhoekii genomic DNA includes:
- a CDS encoding alpha/beta fold hydrolase, protein MPSGSADGTAVRGEPVARLARAALSLRPLLGALPAPVPVACDPGGEAADRLMRRITARLALPELDLRSTAGDGEPETFPRIVGERLGLTGPVREDLLREPDDPAEVDRIVDAAVADDFDGFGTRLTAKAPDGTPLRIHTAGRPGLPAVVLASAPGMPARLAEWWMRGLAPFHHVVTWESRGLSGPPGAAAPGMYDVAEQTADLVMAMDSAGMARAHVIGLCGGAVLAVAAAALHPERVASLSLWHGDFDLGPEGPKTEHQRNLQALMAMVNEGRAPAAAIHGMLCRAMSGSVPADLAHLVLYPYATVGLFSRYCALNGAIMGTDVRPYVSAVAAPALVVTSTDDSTAHPAGSVWVAEHLDRAESWIRPHGDHLSLFRGAADLLGRTAAFLARHPART, encoded by the coding sequence ATGCCTTCCGGGTCCGCTGACGGGACCGCCGTGCGGGGCGAGCCGGTGGCCCGGCTCGCCCGTGCGGCGCTGTCCCTGCGCCCGCTGCTGGGCGCCCTGCCCGCCCCCGTGCCCGTCGCCTGCGACCCCGGAGGTGAGGCGGCGGACAGGCTGATGCGGCGGATCACGGCCCGGCTCGCCCTGCCGGAGCTCGATCTGCGCAGTACGGCGGGGGACGGGGAACCCGAGACGTTCCCGAGGATCGTCGGCGAGCGGCTCGGCCTGACCGGGCCGGTGCGCGAAGACCTCCTCCGGGAGCCGGACGACCCCGCCGAGGTGGACCGGATCGTCGACGCCGCGGTCGCCGACGACTTCGACGGCTTCGGCACCCGGCTCACCGCCAAGGCACCCGACGGGACACCGTTGCGGATCCACACGGCGGGCCGGCCCGGTCTCCCGGCGGTGGTGCTGGCCTCCGCCCCGGGGATGCCCGCGCGTCTCGCCGAGTGGTGGATGCGCGGCCTCGCACCCTTCCACCACGTGGTGACGTGGGAGAGCCGGGGCCTGTCCGGGCCCCCGGGCGCGGCGGCGCCCGGCATGTACGACGTGGCGGAGCAGACCGCCGACCTGGTGATGGCCATGGACAGCGCCGGGATGGCCCGGGCCCACGTCATCGGTCTGTGCGGCGGCGCGGTGCTCGCGGTGGCGGCGGCCGCGCTGCATCCGGAGCGGGTTGCCTCGCTCAGCCTGTGGCACGGCGATTTCGACCTGGGGCCCGAGGGCCCGAAGACCGAGCACCAGCGCAATCTGCAGGCCCTGATGGCGATGGTGAACGAGGGCCGAGCCCCGGCCGCGGCCATTCACGGGATGCTGTGCCGGGCGATGAGCGGCAGTGTCCCCGCCGACCTCGCCCACCTGGTGCTCTACCCGTACGCCACCGTCGGACTGTTCTCCCGCTACTGCGCGCTGAACGGAGCGATCATGGGCACCGACGTGCGCCCCTACGTGTCCGCGGTGGCCGCGCCGGCGCTCGTGGTGACGAGCACCGACGACAGCACCGCCCACCCGGCGGGATCCGTGTGGGTCGCCGAACACCTGGACCGGGCCGAGTCCTGGATCCGGCCGCACGGGGACCACCTCTCGCTCTTCCGGGGAGCGGCCGATCTGCTGGGCCGCACGGCCGCCTTCCTCGCCCGGCACCCCGCACGGACCTGA